A section of the Acomys russatus chromosome 10, mAcoRus1.1, whole genome shotgun sequence genome encodes:
- the LOC127194409 gene encoding G protein pathway suppressor 2-like: MPALLERPKLSNAMARALHRHITMERKRKRQEEEEVDKLMEQKMKAEQEKRRKKEMEERMSLEETKEQIQKLQEKLSALQEEKHQLFLQLKKVLHEEEKQKRKEQSDLTALPPAAYQQSLPVHTGAHLLTMHASPGGHNRPDILMAAERAKQMFGPQVLAAQHYMGAAAAFAGTSEHGQFQGIPAGAYGSAQPLPHYGPTQLAYSPSQQQLRAPAAFPAVQYLSQPQPHPYAVHGHFQPTQTGFLQPGGALSLPKQMERATQPTSFSESSSLWPMYAQALHPGPGLMASPQMHVQMQAVAKPGVVATTSQPGPRLPFTQYSQNPRFYHK, from the coding sequence ATGCCCGCACTGCTGGAGCGCCCCAAGCTTTCCAACGCCATGGCCAGGGCTCTGCACAGGCACATCACGATGGAGCGGAAGCGCAAAcgccaggaggaggaagaggtggacaAGCTGATGGAGCAGAAGATGAAAGCCGagcaggagaaaagaaggaagaaggagatggaagagagaatgtcCCTGGAGGAGACCAAGGAACAAATTCAGAAGCTGCAAGAAAAACTTTCAGCTCTACAGGAGGAGAAGCACCAGCTTTTCTTGCAGCTCAAGAAAGTTCTGcatgaggaagaaaaacagaagcgAAAGGAACAGAGCGACCTCACCGCCCTGCCACCAGCCGCGTACCAGCAGAGCCTGCCGGTTCACACAGGAGCTCACCTCCTCACCATGCACGCGAGTCCTGGAGGTCACAACCGCCCAGATATCCTCATGGCGGCGGAGAGAGCCAAGCAGATGTTTGGACCCCAAGTGCTTGCGGCCCAGCACTACATGGGAGCAGCAGCTGCTTTCGCAGGAACCTCAGAGCATGGACAGTTCCAAGGCATTCCAGCGGGTGCTTACGGGTCTGCCCAGCCCCTACCTCACTATGGGCCTACACAGCTAGCCTACAGTCCTAGCCAGCAGCAGCTCAGGGCCCCGGCAGCATTTCCTGCAGTGCAGTACCTATCTCAGCCGCAGCCACACCCCTATGCAGTGCATGGCCACTTTCAGCCCACTCAGACAGGGTTCCTCCAGCCTGGCGGTGCCCTGTCTTTGCCAAAGCAGATGGAACGTGCCACTCAGCCAACCAGCTTCTCGGAATCATCTTCTCTGTGGCCCATGTACGCCCAGGCTCTGCACCCAGGCCCTGGACTCATGGCTTCCCCCCAGATGCATGTGCAGATGCAAGCAGTGGCAAAGCCAGGCGTCGTCGCCACTACCAGCCAGCCTGGCCCTCGGCTCCCTTTCACCCAGTACAGCCAGAACCCACGGTTCTACCACAAGTAG